Proteins encoded within one genomic window of Zootoca vivipara chromosome 12, rZooViv1.1, whole genome shotgun sequence:
- the LOC132591091 gene encoding mycocerosic acid synthase-like polyketide synthase isoform X2, which translates to MGSENEIAIVGIGCNFPGGEGIDSFWKVLENGRNCTTEIPPERFNFREWYDPDDDKPGKIRTTRAALLDELNAFDNKLFGISNEEAECMAPQQKLLMECTYRALEDAGITPENISGTKTGVFVGLMNRDYESITTRAVAEINHYDATGAAMSTAAHRISYSFNLIGPSIAIDTACSSFLSALDLGYKAIKQGDCESAICGGVNCIIEPWKFVSQSKANILSPDGISKPFSKHAGGYGRGEGCGVLLLKSLVKAQEEFNKIWGIISIMAIHQNGSSVAPGMQSFQAAQEKLLLNIYPTYIDPSAVQYIETNGLGIPTEDATEAESLGNVIGKKRPPDLPPLKIGSVKGNIGHTESAAGAAGLIKVLLMMHHGKIVPSLHFSESTSSINTEKLNLSIPTTVEKWEESSDFGRVAGISCFGFGGTNAHVVVKQFKQTQVTLPVKRPVELFVISAALRTCLKKAIEDTARYLNTSDSATLPNLAYTAACRRSHINHKYRKAFVASSLQHLQQQLNSTEMETVSRKKPAELVFVFSGNGLNFKGICRVLLKSEPVFRDKCIEIKQLFQQLAPNRILDLTESEHNDLSRPEVAQPLLFTLQVALVTLLRHWGVKPIAAVGYSVGEVAAAHCAGLISLEDAVKVIYHRSRLQAGGRMLVVDNIPVEEVSAALGGYSGKVCVAAFNSPLSCTLSGDEASIHAIQKDLAEHFSKRNIFLHTLDGPAAYHSHMIEPVLTELSESLSELKERKPEIDLISTATGKAVSGGDFVTGTYWARQIRDPVSFAEAMMTSVKGKGNIAFVEIGPQRALRRYIIETLGTQTRVFHSLQTDREYVTLLNLVKDLFELGLNVNWQHFYEGYQSVPSAYPRYHFDHQKLLLHWNINQKANNSGVSSSHSLICSTNKDNSEFICSVSEALKPHLYKHKNYHAALIPAAVLVELALAAVMTSTRPKVPLSYCQMNIFFPAPCVLNENLHALKIKVEPQQTVSKFRIQSGSANTVFASGQVIRNPEKSIEEKNISLKDIFQRCRSVVNEDEVYETLAQAGSNYDDTFRQLSNVFYCEDLKEAVTTVTVKRQTVEEMYEYYIHPVLLDCFLQMAGTLAAVTSNNKVVLPSGISSLAVARSLEEEMIIYLKTSKSTDNFLEFCGCFTDKQGSVLVELRCVQINLVQEIPRKENELLFENQWKEITSDQVMHNLPKAPRVVVFADKFGISQQLKNYLHSESRFVTYQEWEKLLAAKRTDTYAQNKINMELQGYDDVLFMWGIQKLNENLPEKVVKHSVRCCEAFRQVVIALKEKKSNCSITVITYRTSERKVDHINTGFGLYGMARTCMVEVPEITFQIIDISSTNAIDISALADVLVKYKAQDYPEVWIDEGRIYSSEIRRTQIEPTAFNTPSHPLQNSDFCILYTGDPYCMNDLSVKVANSHTQLGNHSVEVQLEKISIHSEDYFPVSVSSCKFGKTLYWNSDTIDKHKVLALDFTGTVTATGSEVKKVKVGDHIASCYPVSAASRINIPETVCFSTQKFPCFRNIPCISFFWVAREIFYQTLPVPKHNEILGIVCTEPESVLCKVLTFSAQELGWKIIVTNHTTGLWQRVNQCNALIFLPPLNGLFKEGLSCLFHLRDVVLVYGNEQPECLRYLAGSDHENIHIHAVSLICIFQKTYMIRSQKKMYCWLKSMNMKQLKHIAYFIFQQAGKHLRSDVAASYFNCKNVPVAVLKSDEEDSKISDIPETETDRRMFKQNAVYIVTDEFTRLGLETVKFVAQHGGRCIVIISQRNPSTEEQKEINALQDHCEGSRIINLQSNVVCSSEVEKVIKSISKFFPNSPIKGVFHNAMVLHDGLLETLNMSNFEEVLNPKVAGVINLHRAMQGRELDHFVCYSSISSFLGNATQSNYAAANSFLDLFSHYRRNSGLPAQSINWGALNLGALQDQQHYKNYRLQTKGIEDLQVNEIHEYLKRSLILDKPQQAVLKFNFQTLADHVLSQNLSLKSRFYELVSEETGSNPELAGEAEFKNHTLNEPVGYAITLLKSLPKATPVDLSMHTPLSSLGVDSTLALTLQNRIFTERRVEIPLTKLLDPQSTVSTLILYLKENSDTTDSHGAEGTDVGSWL; encoded by the exons atgggGTCTGAGAATGAAATAGCTATTGTGGGTATAGGATGCAACTTTCCTGGAG GTGAAGGAATTGACAGTTTCTGGAAAGTGTTAGAGAATGGCAGAAACTGCACTACAGAAATACCTCCAGAAAGATTTAACTTTAGAGAGTGGTATGATCCAGATGACGACAAACCAGGTAAAATACGTACAACTCGTGCTGCTCTTCTTGATGA atTGAATGCATTTGATAACAAGCTGTTTGGCATCAGCAATGAGGAAGCTGAGTGTATGGCTCCTCAGCAAAAGCTACTCATGGAATGTACCTACAGAGCACTGGAAGATGCAGGAATCACTCCTGAAAACATCAGTGGTACCAAAACAGGGGTTTTTGTTG GCCTGATGAATCGAGACTATGAATCCATAACCACCAGGGCAGTTGCTGAAATAAACCATTATGATGCCACAGGGGCAGCAATGAGTACAGCAGCTCATCGGATTTCATACAGTTTTAATTTGATTGGACCATCAATTGCCATTGATACAGCTTGTTCATCTTTTCTCTCTGCTTTGGACCTTGGCTACAAAGCCATTAAACAAG GAGACTGCGAATCTGCTATCTGCGGAGGAGTAAATTGCATCATAGAGCCTTGGAAGTTTGTATCTCAGAGTAAAGCAAACATTTTATCACCTGACGGAATTAGTAAACCCTTCTCTAAACATGCAGGTGGCTATGGAAGAGGAGAAGGATGTGGCGTTCTTTTATTAAAGTCACTAGTAAAG GCACAGGAAGAATTCAACAAAATATGGGGCATCATCAGCATCATGGCAATCCACCAGAATGGAAGCTCCGTTGCTCCAGGCATGCAATCATTTCAAGCAGCACAAGAGAAGTTATTACTTAACATTTATCCAACATATATTGATCCTTCAGCTGTTCAGTACATTGAAACAAACGGCCTAGGAATCCCTACTGAAGATGCCACTGAAGCAGAGAGCTTAGGCAATGTCATTGGCAAAAAAAGGCCTCCTGATTTGCCCCCTCTCAAGATTGGCTCCGTTAAAGGGAACATTGGGCACACAGAGTCAGCTGCTGGGGCAGCAGGCTTAATCAAAGTTCTTCTCATGATGCACCATGGGAAGATAGTCCCATCCTTGCACTTTTCAGAGAGCACCAGCAGCATAAATACAGAGAAATTGAATCTCTCCATCCCAACAACAGTGGAGAAGTGGGAGGAGTCCAGTGATTTCGGCAGAGTTGCTGGGATCAGTTGTTTTGGATTTGGTGGGACCAATGCCCATGTGGTTGTTAAACAATTTAAACAGACCCAGGTTACCCTTCCAGTCAAAAGGCCCGTCGAATTATTTGTCATTTCAGCAGCTTTAAGAACTTGTCTCAAAAAGGCGATAGAAGACACAGCTAGATATCTGAATACCAGTGACTCAGCGACACTCCCAAATCTGGCCTACACAGCTGCTTGTAGAAGAAGTCACATAAACCACAAATACAGAAAAGCATTTGTGGCATCCTCTCTGCAGCACTTACAGCAACAGCTTAATTCAACTGAAATGGAAACTGTTTCACGGAAAAAGCCTGCAGAATTGGTCTTTGTGTTCTCCGGTAATGGTTTGAATTTCAAAGGGATATGTAGAGTCCTGCTGAAATCTGAGCCCGTCTTCAGAGACAAATGTATTGAAATCAAGCAATTATTTCAACAGCTTGCACCCAATAGAATTTTGGATTTAACAGAAAGTGAGCACAATGATTTGTCCAGGCCTGAAGTTGCCCAGCCCTTACTCTTTACACTGCAGGTGGCCTTGGTTACACTCCTGCGACACTGGGGCGTTAAGCCAATTGCTGCTGTTGGCTATTCAGTTGGCGAAGTAGCTGCTGCCCATTGTGCTGGACTGATTTCCCTGGAAGATGCTGTCAAAGTCATCTACCACAGGAGCAGGCTGCAGGCTGGAGGGAGAATGCTGGTGGTTGACAACATTCCCGTTGAGGAGGTGTCAGCAGCCCTTGGTGGATATTCCGGGAAAGTCTGCGTTGCAGCGTTTAACAGTCCTTTGTCTTGCACATTATCAGGAGATGAAGCATCTATCCACGCCATTCAGAAAGATTTAGCTGAGCACTTCAGTAAAAGAAACATATTTCTTCATACTTTAGATGGGCCAGCTGCATATCACAGCCACATGATAGAACCGGTACTAACAGAACTCTCAGAAAGTCTATCAGAATTAAAGGAAAGGAAGCCAGAGATTGACCTAATTTCTACAGCAACAGGGAAGGCAGTTTCAGGTGGTGATTTTGTTACAGGCACCTACTGGGCCAGACAGATTCGGGATCCTGTTTCTTTTGCAGAGGCCATGATGACATCAGTAAAAGGCAAGGGTAACATTGCCTTTGTGGAAATAGGTCCTCAAAGAGCTTTGCGGAGATACATCATTGAAACATTAGGGACGCAAACCAGAGTTTTTCATTCTTTGCAAACGGATAGGGAATATGTGACTCTTCTTAATCTAGTGAAAGATCTTTTTGAATTGGGATTGAATGTGAATTGGCAGCATTTTTATGAAGGTTATCAAAGTGTACCATCAGCTTATCCCAGGTATCACTTTGATCATCAGAAACTCTTGCTACATTGGAATATTAACCAGAAAGCAAACAACAGCGGTGTAAGCTCAAGCCATTCTTTAATTTGCAGTACAAATAAGGATAACTCAGAATTCATTTGTTCTGTCTCTGAGGCTCTGAAACCACATTTATATAAGCACAAGAACTACCATGCTGCATTAATTCCTGCAGCTGTTTTGGTGGAACTTGCTCTGGCAGCTGTGATGACGAGCACAAGGCCAAAAGTACCCTTAAGTTATTGTCAAATGAATATATTTTTCCCTgcaccatgtgttttaaatgaaaatcTCCATGCTTTGAAGATAAAGGTTGAGCCACAACAAACAGTGTCAAAGTTCAGAATACAATCAGGTTCAGCTAATACGGTTTTTGCTTCGGGACAAGTCATAAGGAATCCTGAAAAATCAATTGAAGAAAAGAATATTTCCTTAAAAGACATTTTTCAGAGGTGTAGATCTGTTGTTAATGAAGATGAGGTTTATGAAACATTGGCTCAGGCTGGATCCAACTATGATGATACTTTCAGGCAGCTTAGTAATGTATTTTATTGTGAAGACTTGAAAGAAGCTGTGACAACTGTTACAGTGAAGAGACAAACAGTAGAAGAAATGTATGAGTATTATATCCATCCAGTCCTTTTAGATTGTTTTCTGCAAATGGCGGGTACTCTGGCTGCAGTTACTTCCAATAACAAAGTAGTTTTACCTTCTGGTATAAGTAGTCTTGCAGTTGCTCGATCATTGGAAGAGGAAatgattatatatttaaaaacaagcaagtcCACTGACAATTTCTTAGAGTTTTGTGGATGCTTCACAGATAAACAAGGCTCCGTTCTGGTAGAACTGAGATGTGTTCAAATTAATTTGGTACAGGAAATTCccaggaaagaaaatgaattgtTGTTTGAAAATCAGTGGAAGGAAATAACTTCTGATCAAGTAATGCATAATCTGCCCAAAGCACCTCGAGTTGTGGTGTTTGCTGACAAATTTGGAATATCGCAGCAGCTCAAGAATTACTTACATAGTGAGTCTAGATTTGTTACGTATcaggaatgggagaaattgtTGGCAGCTAAGAGAACAGATACCTatgcacaaaataaaattaatatggaACTGCAGGGATATGATGACGTTCTGTTTATGTGGGGCATCCAAAAACTGAATGAAAATTTACCAGAGAAAGTGGTGAAACATTCAGTAAGATGCTGTGAGGCATTTCGCCAAGTTGTTATTGCATTAAAGGAGAAGAAGTCCAATTGCTCCATTACAGTAATCACTTACAGGACTTCAGAAAGGAAAGTAGACCATATAAACACTGGCTTTGGTTTGTACGGCATGGCTCGAACATGTATGGTTGAAGTCCCGGAAATAACATTTCAGATTATTGACATCAGCTCTACAAATGCAATAGATATCTCAGCCTTAGCTGATGTTTTAGTAAAATATAAAGCACAGGATTATCCAGAAGTTTGGATTGATGAGGGACGAATTTATAGTTCTGAAATTAGGCGCACACAGATTGAACCCACAGCCTTCAATACACCTTCCCACCCACTTCAGAACTCAGACTTCTGCATTTTGTATACAGGAGATCCATACTGTATGAATGATCTGTCAGTTAAAGTTGCCAACTCACATACTCAACTTGGCAACCACAGTGTTGAAGTTCAACTTGAAAAAATAAGCATCCACTCAGAAGACTATTTCCCTGTTAGCGTGTCCAGCTGCAAGTTTGGGAAAACGTTGTATTGGAATTCAGATACTATAGATAAACACAAGGTATTAGCTCTAGACTTTACTGGCACCGTAACAGCAACAGGTAGTGAGGTGAAAAAGGTAAAAGTGGGAGATCATATTGCTTCATGTTATCCGGTTTCTGCAGCGTCAAGAATTAATATTCCAGAAACAGTTTGTTTCAGTACTCAAAAATTTCCATGTTTCAGAAATATACCATGCATTTCATTCTTCTGGGTAGCAAGAGAGATTTTTTATCAAACGCTGCCAGTGCcaaaacataatgaaatattagGTATTGTTTGCACTGAGCCGGAGTCAGTTTTGTGCAAAGTGCTTACTTTTTCAGCTCAGGAATTAGGTTGGAAAATAATAGTTACAAACCATACAACTGGTCTATGGCAACGTGTTAATCAGTGCAATGCCCTTATTTTTCTACCTCCACTAAATGGACTATTTAAAGAGGGCCTAAGCTGTCTTTTCCATCTTCGAGATGTTGTACTGGTTTACGGCAATGAACAACCAGAATGTTTGAGGTATCTGGCTGGGAGTGATCATGAAAATATCCATATTCACGCTGTCAGTCTTATCTGCATTTTCCAGAAAACATATATGATACGGTCTCAGAAGAAGATGTATTGTTGGCTGAAGTCAATGAATATGAAGCAATTAAAACATATTGCATATTTCATTTTTCAGCAAGCAGGAAAGCATCTGAGGTCTGATGTTGCTGCATCCTATTTCAACTGCAAGAATGTCCCAGTTGCAGTACTAAAAAGTGATGAGGAAGACAGCAAGATATCCGATATACCAGAGACTGAAACAGACAGGAGAATGTTTAAGCAGAATGCAGTTTATATAGTCACAGATGAATTCACTAGGCTTGGCTTAGAAACTGTAAAATTTGTAGCTCAGCATGGAGGTAGGTGCATTGTGATAATTTCACAGAGGAATCCAAGCACTGAGGagcaaaaggaaataaatgctcTCCAGGATCACTGTGAAGGGAGCAGAATAATCAACTTGCAGTCTAACGTTGTTTGCAGTTCAGAGGTTGAGAAAGTTATCAAGTCTATCAGTAAATTTTTCCCAAACTCTCCTATTAAAGGTGTATTCCACAATGCTATGGTTTTACATGATGGGCTTCTTGAAACCCTCAACATGTCTAACTTTGAGGAAGTTTTAAATCCAAAGGTAGCAGGGGTAATCAATCTTCACCGTGCCATGCAAGGCAGGGAGCTTGACCACTTTGTATGTTATTCTTCTATTTCATCATTTCTTGGAAACGCAACACAGTCAAACTACGCAGCTGCCAATTCCTTCCTGGATCTCTTCTCTCATTACAGGAGAAACAGTGGCCTTCCAGCACAGTCCATTAACTGGGGTGCTTTAAATCTCGGAGCCTTGCAAGATCAACAACACTATAAAAATTATAGGTTACAAACGAAAGGAATAGAGGATCTGCAAGTGAACGAGATTCATGAATATCTAAAAAGAAGCTTAATTCTGGATAAACCTCAGCAAGctgtgttaaaattcaattttcagACTTTAGCTGATCATGTTTTATCTCAAAATTTGTCTCTGAAGAGTCGTTTTTATGAACTTGTTTCTGAAGAGACAGGTAGTAATCCTGAGCTCGCTGGTGAAGCTGAATTCAAAAACCACACTCTAAATGAACCTGTAGGTTATGCAATCACACTTTTAAAAAGCCTGCCTAAAGCAACCCCTGTTGATCTTTCAATGCATACGCCACTTTCATCATTGGGTGTAGACTCTACATTAGCCTTGACTCTACAGAATCGTATCTTTACGGAAAGGAGAGTGGAAATACCTCTCACGAAACTACTTGATCCTCAGTCCACTGTGTCAACTTTAATTTTATACTTGAAAGAAAATTCTGACACAACTGATTCTCATGGAGCTGAAGGTACTGATGTTGGAAGCTGGTTGTAG